From Candidatus Tanganyikabacteria bacterium, the proteins below share one genomic window:
- the rph gene encoding ribonuclease PH — translation MRLDGRRPDELRPVTFERPYTKFAEGSVLVGFGATKVLCNASVIDKVPFWSKEERPGEGWITAEYGMLPRATNTRSARESQSGKIGGRTHEIQRLIGRCMRMAVDLRALGERTIHLDCDVLQADGGTRTAAITGAWVALHDAIQWMKQRKMIQVVPKIEQIAAVSVGIWRGEPVLDLCYVEDREAGVDANIAMTGAGKFIEVGFTSEGRAFDKAELDNLLELGRTGIRELWRLQREAIATPVPA, via the coding sequence ATTCGTCTAGACGGGCGGAGACCGGACGAGCTCAGGCCAGTCACGTTCGAGCGCCCCTATACCAAGTTCGCCGAAGGCTCCGTGCTGGTCGGCTTCGGCGCGACCAAGGTGCTCTGCAACGCCTCGGTCATCGACAAGGTGCCGTTCTGGTCCAAGGAGGAGCGGCCCGGCGAGGGCTGGATAACCGCCGAGTACGGGATGCTGCCGCGGGCGACCAACACGCGGTCGGCCCGCGAGAGCCAATCCGGGAAGATCGGCGGCCGCACCCACGAGATCCAGCGCCTCATCGGCCGCTGCATGCGCATGGCCGTGGACCTGCGCGCGCTCGGCGAGCGCACCATCCACCTGGATTGCGACGTTCTGCAGGCGGACGGCGGGACCCGCACGGCCGCCATCACCGGCGCGTGGGTCGCGCTCCACGACGCCATCCAGTGGATGAAGCAGCGCAAGATGATCCAGGTCGTGCCCAAGATCGAGCAGATCGCGGCGGTCTCGGTCGGCATCTGGCGCGGTGAGCCCGTGCTGGATCTCTGCTACGTCGAGGACAGGGAAGCCGGTGTGGACGCCAACATCGCCATGACGGGCGCGGGCAAGTTCATCGAGGTGGGCTTCACGTCGGAAGGCCGGGCGTTCGACAAGGCGGAGCTGGATAACCTGCTGGAACTGGGCCGTACCGGCATCCGCGAGTTATGGCGCCTGCAGCGCGAAGCCATCGCCACGCCCGTACCCGCATGA